A part of Deinococcus aerius genomic DNA contains:
- a CDS encoding helix-turn-helix domain-containing protein: MTQSNSLTKTFVDTVTYRPGAVILYPGKSDMLYRVASGLVRVHTMDDDGNGLTLRYVKPGEYFGEEALAGVNRAYFAEAVTDSTVDVINPALMTAEDNLVVTTHLVKTLERAYESIYRLVGKRLRARIAGELLELKDTALATQLDSGETMIYATHDELAAAVGSVRETVTKVVGELSREGVISAGYGKITLKDERALSQIAAA; this comes from the coding sequence ATGACACAGTCCAACTCCCTGACCAAGACCTTCGTTGACACCGTCACCTACCGCCCCGGCGCCGTGATCCTGTACCCCGGCAAGAGCGACATGCTCTACCGCGTCGCCTCCGGCCTGGTGCGTGTCCACACCATGGACGACGACGGCAACGGCCTGACCCTGCGCTACGTGAAGCCCGGCGAGTACTTCGGCGAGGAGGCGCTGGCGGGCGTGAACCGCGCCTACTTCGCGGAGGCCGTGACCGACTCCACCGTGGACGTGATCAACCCCGCGCTGATGACCGCCGAGGACAACCTCGTGGTCACCACCCACCTCGTCAAGACGCTGGAGCGCGCCTACGAGAGCATCTACCGCCTGGTCGGCAAGCGGCTGCGCGCCCGGATCGCCGGCGAGCTGCTGGAGCTCAAGGACACGGCCCTCGCCACCCAGCTCGACTCCGGCGAGACGATGATCTACGCCACCCACGACGAGCTGGCCGCCGCCGTCGGCTCGGTGCGCGAGACGGTCACCAAGGTCGTCGGCGAACTCAGCCGCGAGGGCGTGATCAGCGCCGGCTACGGCAAGATCACCCTCAAAGACGAGCGGGCCCTCTCGCAGATCGCCGCGGCGTGA